From a region of the Salinispira pacifica genome:
- a CDS encoding PDZ domain-containing protein, with the protein MTKTHKRLAVTGVVLMFALIPAALFANGNQEAGQYSQAWGPGYRAEVPVADGWHGRGMGIHVLEVLQESAADAAGLQAGDVIIAVNGEYIYEVLSDGTLADLNAGEMLTLNVMRFREDDSQYMMPEELIIDLEVGQGANGEPRIGISYSIPGGMYGRGPAGHGMMGARRNGNPGGRGYARGLNDPSAQSF; encoded by the coding sequence ATGACCAAGACACACAAAAGACTGGCAGTGACTGGAGTTGTTCTCATGTTCGCTCTGATTCCGGCAGCACTGTTTGCCAATGGAAACCAGGAAGCCGGACAGTACTCCCAAGCCTGGGGTCCCGGATACCGGGCAGAAGTTCCTGTAGCTGATGGATGGCATGGGAGAGGCATGGGAATCCATGTACTCGAAGTCCTGCAGGAATCCGCGGCAGATGCAGCCGGCCTTCAAGCCGGTGATGTGATCATCGCCGTCAACGGAGAGTACATCTATGAGGTTCTTTCAGATGGAACCCTTGCAGATCTGAATGCAGGGGAAATGCTGACGTTGAACGTCATGAGGTTCCGGGAAGATGATTCTCAATATATGATGCCCGAAGAACTGATTATTGACCTTGAAGTTGGACAGGGAGCAAATGGCGAGCCCCGGATCGGGATCAGCTATAGCATTCCCGGCGGAATGTATGGCAGAGGTCCTGCAGGTCACGGTATGATGGGGGCCCGGAGAAACGGAAATCCCGGCGGTCGCGGCTATGCCCGGGGATTGAATGATCCTTCCGCTCAGTCATTTTAA
- a CDS encoding response regulator transcription factor: MQETVLIVEDDRSIAASVSTGLELEGFRTIQCGSAEDALTILPVHHIDIALLDIRLPGMDGLNLCRTLREQGHTFPVIMLTARDEELDKVLGLEMGADDYMVKPYGYRELLSRIRAQLRRATRYSSSDSEGELVDFGQARVDFLARRAFRDGREIDITPVEFRIMLVFKDHENQSLSRQQIIDAVWGQDFFLEDPRTVDVHIRHLREKLETDPSSPRHIQTVRGHGYRFIKNP; this comes from the coding sequence ATGCAGGAAACGGTCCTGATAGTTGAGGATGACCGGTCAATTGCCGCTTCCGTCAGCACAGGTCTGGAGCTGGAAGGCTTTCGGACCATCCAATGCGGTTCTGCAGAAGATGCTCTTACAATTCTTCCGGTTCATCATATAGATATAGCACTTCTCGATATCCGTCTCCCCGGAATGGACGGGCTGAATTTGTGCAGAACTCTCAGGGAGCAGGGGCATACGTTTCCCGTGATCATGCTTACCGCCAGGGACGAAGAGTTGGATAAAGTTCTCGGCCTGGAAATGGGGGCAGACGATTACATGGTTAAACCCTATGGATACCGGGAACTTCTCAGTAGAATCCGGGCCCAGCTTCGCAGGGCTACCCGATACAGCAGTTCGGATTCGGAAGGTGAGCTGGTGGATTTTGGACAGGCGCGAGTTGATTTTCTTGCCCGAAGAGCTTTCCGGGATGGCCGGGAAATAGATATTACACCGGTGGAATTCCGTATCATGCTGGTCTTCAAAGATCACGAGAATCAATCTCTCAGCCGCCAGCAGATTATTGATGCTGTGTGGGGGCAGGATTTTTTTCTGGAAGACCCCAGGACTGTAGATGTTCATATCAGGCATCTGCGCGAGAAACTGGAGACAGACCCATCATCTCCCCGGCACATTCAAACCGTCCGGGGGCACGGTTACCGCTTTATTAAGAATCCTTAA
- the pstB gene encoding phosphate ABC transporter ATP-binding protein PstB, protein MSTQLENQDIELRTDNLNIYYDTFRAVTDINLEIPREQVTAFIGPSGCGKSTVLRSINRMNELIPGTRTEGTIHFRGVDIYADKVDPVEVRRHIGMVFQKPNPFPKSIYDNIAWGAKINGFTGDMDELVETSLQQAALWNEVKDKLKQNALRLSGGQQQRLCIARAIAIKPHIILMDEPASALDPISTTKIEDLINELKQDYTIVIVTHNMQQAARVSDKTAFFLVDENRSGYLVEYGKTDEIFFNPKNKETEDYISGRFG, encoded by the coding sequence ATGAGTACTCAGCTTGAAAACCAGGATATCGAACTGCGCACCGATAACCTGAACATTTATTATGATACATTCCGCGCGGTGACAGATATCAATCTGGAGATCCCCCGGGAGCAGGTTACTGCCTTTATCGGACCTTCGGGCTGCGGAAAATCCACGGTCCTTCGCAGTATTAACCGTATGAATGAACTTATACCCGGAACCCGCACAGAGGGTACAATTCACTTCAGGGGAGTGGATATCTATGCCGACAAGGTGGATCCGGTGGAGGTGCGCCGACACATCGGAATGGTGTTTCAGAAGCCCAACCCATTTCCCAAAAGCATATACGATAATATCGCCTGGGGTGCAAAGATCAACGGGTTCACCGGAGATATGGATGAGCTGGTGGAAACCAGCCTCCAGCAGGCGGCCTTGTGGAACGAAGTGAAGGATAAGCTGAAGCAGAATGCTCTGCGTCTCTCCGGCGGGCAGCAGCAGCGTCTCTGTATAGCCCGCGCCATCGCCATTAAACCTCACATTATTCTCATGGATGAACCGGCTTCCGCACTGGATCCCATATCCACCACCAAGATTGAGGATCTGATCAATGAGCTGAAACAGGATTACACCATTGTAATCGTTACCCATAACATGCAGCAGGCTGCCCGGGTAAGCGATAAAACAGCATTTTTCCTTGTGGATGAGAACCGCTCAGGATATCTTGTTGAATATGGGAAGACTGATGAGATCTTTTTCAATCCGAAAAACAAGGAAACCGAAGACTACATTTCGGGACGGTTCGGCTGA
- the wrbA gene encoding NAD(P)H:quinone oxidoreductase, with product MKIKVFFYSTYGHNYLMAKAAAEGVKEAGGEVELKRFPETIPAEVLEQMGALEAQKAFADVPELTPRDFGDADGFILVSATRYGTVPGQVQNILDQTGGQWAGQSLEGKVGSAMVGTATQHGGHETAISTIHRFFFHQGMVVAGLPYTFQGQMRVDEITGGSPYGAGTIAAGDGSRMPSENELAAARFQGKRTAQLAGKLSD from the coding sequence ATGAAAATTAAGGTATTTTTTTACTCTACATACGGACATAATTATCTCATGGCGAAAGCCGCGGCTGAAGGTGTGAAGGAAGCAGGGGGAGAAGTTGAGTTGAAGCGCTTTCCGGAAACCATTCCTGCAGAAGTGCTGGAGCAGATGGGTGCGCTTGAAGCTCAGAAAGCTTTTGCAGACGTACCGGAGTTGACCCCCCGGGATTTCGGGGACGCCGACGGTTTTATTCTTGTTTCCGCCACCAGATACGGAACAGTTCCCGGTCAGGTACAGAACATTCTGGACCAGACAGGGGGACAGTGGGCCGGCCAGAGCCTGGAAGGCAAGGTGGGAAGCGCAATGGTGGGTACCGCAACCCAGCATGGAGGCCATGAGACTGCCATTTCAACCATTCACCGTTTCTTTTTCCATCAGGGAATGGTGGTTGCAGGTCTTCCCTATACATTTCAGGGACAGATGCGGGTGGATGAAATCACCGGCGGAAGCCCCTATGGAGCAGGAACAATTGCGGCGGGTGACGGATCCAGAATGCCAAGCGAAAATGAACTGGCTGCAGCAAGATTTCAGGGAAAACGGACCGCTCAGCTGGCGGGAAAACTGTCAGACTGA
- a CDS encoding MarR family winged helix-turn-helix transcriptional regulator, which yields MSSQDSPNQRRERALKLFTTLTKATNSLHRDAFRYEPLEGKISETEFAVLEALYFGGAMNQCTVSRKILKSRGNISVVVQQLVNKELVDRVPDPLDRRSTNISLTDKGTEMIQLLFPRVAEGIRRSTDHLSNEELEDLIRLTKKLGLQGDKDEN from the coding sequence ATGAGCTCACAAGATAGCCCCAATCAACGCCGTGAACGGGCGTTGAAACTGTTTACCACGCTGACCAAGGCAACAAACAGTCTTCACAGAGACGCCTTCAGATACGAACCCCTGGAGGGCAAGATTTCTGAAACTGAATTTGCCGTGCTGGAGGCATTGTACTTTGGGGGTGCAATGAACCAGTGCACGGTCAGCAGGAAAATTCTGAAATCCCGGGGGAATATTTCCGTTGTGGTTCAACAGCTGGTTAACAAAGAGCTGGTGGACAGGGTTCCCGATCCACTGGACCGTAGAAGCACAAATATCTCCCTGACTGACAAAGGAACAGAGATGATACAACTGCTCTTTCCCAGAGTTGCGGAGGGTATACGGCGGTCCACGGATCATCTAAGCAATGAAGAGCTTGAAGACTTGATCAGGCTTACAAAAAAACTGGGATTACAAGGAGACAAGGATGAAAATTAA
- the phoU gene encoding phosphate signaling complex protein PhoU, with product MQWREKFRNELKTLNDKIYSMAAITVDLLRDGLTAIQEKDTRLAAKVIEEDKMVDALQGEIEDLAAMLIAMEQPVAGDLREIVSAIKIVSSIERIADHAKHLAEGTERISDAGRKQFLPVIVQMAEQGIDMLETAVKAYLDNDAELAQSVAAKDEKIDSLKKELTVRILEFMKSSPENVEEGASFLFLNRFMERMGDHVTNVCEWVYFTHTGNHIDLN from the coding sequence ATGCAGTGGCGTGAAAAATTCCGCAATGAATTAAAGACACTGAACGACAAAATCTATTCCATGGCGGCCATCACCGTGGATCTGCTCAGGGACGGTCTGACGGCTATTCAGGAGAAGGATACCCGCCTTGCTGCCAAGGTGATCGAAGAAGATAAAATGGTGGACGCCCTTCAGGGCGAGATTGAAGATCTTGCGGCCATGCTCATTGCAATGGAGCAGCCGGTTGCAGGCGATCTCCGTGAAATCGTCAGTGCCATCAAAATTGTATCCAGTATCGAACGGATCGCAGACCATGCAAAGCATCTGGCAGAGGGTACCGAACGGATATCCGACGCAGGAAGAAAGCAGTTTCTGCCGGTAATTGTACAGATGGCGGAGCAGGGTATAGATATGCTGGAAACCGCAGTCAAAGCCTATCTGGACAATGATGCCGAGCTCGCCCAGTCGGTGGCGGCCAAGGATGAAAAGATCGATTCGCTGAAAAAGGAACTCACCGTACGGATCCTTGAGTTCATGAAATCCAGTCCGGAAAATGTGGAAGAGGGGGCAAGTTTTCTCTTCCTCAACCGGTTTATGGAGCGGATGGGCGACCATGTGACAAATGTATGCGAATGGGTGTATTTTACTCACACAGGGAATCACATCGATCTGAACTGA
- the pstA gene encoding phosphate ABC transporter permease PstA, giving the protein MSSMFSTPRDIAAENRAKDKGLRQRTRMGYIWQGIFYLATTIAILALVTLILNIIDSAFGYVAVQNTVEPAALVEQVQPGSDTPLHDLEKADLLTILNENVRRGLLRAMNADQPLVDRSQKELARLVVDRVVEPRVEKSWHLWESLTARDEIRAWVDENLPDGWIQFRSWVNVEFLSKDLSNVPERAGIRTPIMGSVMVILITILFSFPVGVGSALYLEEFAPDNRLNRFIQVNIYNLSGVPSIIYGLLGLAVFVRILEPITSGAIFGAIEDHSTANGRTILSAGLTLGLLILPIIIINAQEAIRAVPKSLRDSAFGLGATRWQTVWHHVLPASMDRILTGTIIAVSRALGETAPLVVVGASAFLTRDPSSIFDKFTTLPIMIYRWTAYPQAEFRNLAAGAIIVLLVVLLSLNAGAIIMRDRISKKRRMGK; this is encoded by the coding sequence ATGAGCAGTATGTTTTCAACACCCCGTGACATCGCAGCGGAAAACCGGGCGAAGGATAAGGGCCTGCGGCAGCGGACCCGGATGGGCTATATCTGGCAGGGAATTTTTTACCTAGCCACCACCATCGCCATTCTGGCTCTTGTCACCCTTATTCTGAATATCATTGACAGTGCATTCGGCTATGTTGCGGTGCAGAACACTGTGGAGCCGGCGGCGCTGGTGGAACAGGTTCAGCCCGGAAGCGATACCCCGCTGCACGATCTGGAAAAAGCGGACCTCTTAACAATTCTCAATGAAAATGTCCGCAGAGGACTTTTACGGGCCATGAATGCCGATCAGCCCCTTGTAGACAGAAGCCAGAAAGAACTGGCACGGCTGGTGGTTGACCGGGTTGTAGAACCCCGGGTTGAGAAAAGCTGGCATCTGTGGGAATCCCTCACCGCACGGGACGAAATACGGGCCTGGGTTGATGAGAATCTTCCCGACGGCTGGATACAGTTCAGGTCCTGGGTAAACGTTGAATTTCTTTCCAAGGATTTATCCAACGTACCTGAGAGAGCAGGAATCAGGACGCCGATAATGGGCTCGGTAATGGTTATTCTCATAACCATTTTGTTCTCTTTCCCGGTTGGGGTGGGATCGGCCCTTTATCTGGAAGAATTTGCCCCGGATAACCGGCTGAACCGGTTCATTCAGGTGAATATTTATAATCTTTCGGGAGTTCCTTCGATTATTTACGGACTTCTGGGGCTGGCGGTGTTCGTCAGGATTCTGGAGCCCATCACATCCGGAGCAATTTTCGGAGCGATTGAGGATCATTCCACTGCCAACGGCAGAACCATTCTTTCAGCGGGTCTTACTCTGGGGCTTCTCATTCTGCCCATCATCATTATCAACGCCCAGGAAGCAATAAGGGCGGTGCCCAAGAGTCTGCGGGATTCAGCCTTCGGGCTGGGTGCAACCCGCTGGCAGACCGTCTGGCACCACGTACTCCCTGCATCAATGGACAGAATTCTCACGGGAACCATCATTGCGGTGAGCAGGGCCCTGGGGGAAACCGCTCCTCTGGTGGTTGTGGGGGCTTCAGCATTTCTGACCAGAGATCCCTCTTCCATTTTCGATAAGTTCACCACCCTGCCGATCATGATATACCGCTGGACGGCATATCCCCAGGCTGAATTCCGGAATCTTGCCGCCGGAGCAATTATTGTTCTGCTTGTGGTACTCCTTTCATTGAATGCAGGAGCCATCATCATGCGGGACAGAATCAGTAAAAAAAGGAGAATGGGTAAATGA
- a CDS encoding phosphate ABC transporter substrate-binding protein PstS family protein encodes MKKIIAALLVLVLVGASVFAEGQGETESAEESNPFAWVEEMGEGELPAVNPLLVQGDVATAGSSTVAPLAAVIIERYKEDGLTSQVTLDVIGSGAGFERFTVAGETDVSNASRAIKDSEVENAAEIGRTPIPFRVGTDALSVVVSQENDFVEDVTAEELALIFGGAETWNEVRSDWPNEPILRYVPGTDSGTFDFFVEMVYDEDPDTILSAENTQFSEDDNILVQGVSESPYAVAFFGYAYFVENQDILKILSVEGIEPSQEAVENANYDSIEKNVEAGGYPIARPLFIYSDAEIMRSKPQVAAYIAYFLNNVNDVIDQVGYFPADLSVAEANWLEAMEGAY; translated from the coding sequence ATGAAAAAGATTATTGCAGCACTGCTGGTGCTGGTGCTTGTAGGCGCATCTGTTTTCGCTGAAGGTCAGGGAGAAACTGAGAGCGCAGAAGAAAGCAACCCCTTTGCGTGGGTTGAAGAAATGGGCGAGGGAGAACTTCCCGCAGTGAATCCCCTTCTTGTACAGGGTGATGTGGCAACAGCTGGTTCATCCACTGTAGCTCCCCTTGCAGCTGTTATTATTGAGCGCTACAAGGAAGACGGACTGACAAGTCAGGTTACCCTGGATGTAATCGGTTCCGGTGCAGGGTTCGAGCGCTTCACCGTTGCCGGTGAAACTGATGTTTCCAATGCTTCACGTGCAATCAAGGACAGTGAAGTTGAAAACGCCGCAGAAATCGGCCGAACTCCCATCCCCTTCCGTGTTGGTACCGATGCCCTTTCTGTAGTGGTATCCCAGGAAAATGATTTCGTTGAAGATGTAACTGCAGAAGAACTCGCTCTGATTTTCGGCGGTGCAGAAACCTGGAATGAAGTGCGGTCAGACTGGCCCAATGAGCCCATTCTCCGCTATGTTCCCGGAACCGACTCCGGAACTTTCGATTTCTTTGTGGAAATGGTTTACGATGAAGATCCTGATACTATTCTCAGTGCTGAAAACACCCAGTTCTCTGAAGATGACAACATTCTGGTACAGGGCGTTTCCGAGAGCCCCTATGCGGTTGCATTCTTCGGATATGCCTACTTTGTAGAAAACCAGGACATCCTGAAGATTCTCTCAGTTGAAGGAATCGAGCCTTCTCAGGAAGCGGTTGAAAACGCAAATTACGACAGCATCGAAAAAAATGTTGAAGCTGGAGGATACCCCATTGCACGTCCCCTGTTTATCTACTCCGATGCTGAGATCATGCGTTCAAAGCCCCAGGTTGCAGCGTACATCGCATACTTCCTGAACAACGTGAACGATGTAATTGATCAGGTGGGGTATTTCCCCGCAGACCTGAGCGTTGCCGAAGCCAACTGGCTGGAAGCAATGGAAGGTGCATACTAA
- the pstC gene encoding phosphate ABC transporter permease subunit PstC, with the protein MSEHTSLETSPGNSAGGDPASPEISFAKRSRPHESIIQGVLFAMAIMSILTTAGIVIILTTDSMLFWREVSVWEFFTSKTWQPMLGRIGVLPLLNSTIMTSTIAMLVATPLGLFVAIYLSEYAPPNVKSVLKPILEILAGVPTVVYGYFALTFMTPLLKSIFGAEVVNIYNTASAGIVMGILILPLIASMTEDALSAVPDSLRQAAHGLGATKMETSIQIVVPAAISGIAAAFIVGISRAIGETMIVALAAGAGPNFTFNPFEAAETLTGYIVRISGGDVSYNTIDYNSIFALGLLLFVFTLILNIISRQIVKRYREVYE; encoded by the coding sequence ATGTCAGAGCATACGTCTCTTGAAACATCGCCCGGCAATTCGGCAGGAGGAGACCCGGCCAGCCCGGAGATTTCCTTTGCCAAGCGCTCCAGACCCCATGAGAGCATTATTCAGGGGGTGCTGTTCGCCATGGCGATCATGTCTATTCTCACAACTGCGGGAATAGTCATCATTCTCACCACCGATTCCATGCTGTTCTGGCGTGAAGTGAGCGTGTGGGAATTTTTTACCAGCAAAACCTGGCAGCCCATGTTGGGGAGGATCGGCGTACTCCCCCTGCTGAATTCGACCATTATGACCAGTACCATAGCAATGCTGGTTGCCACCCCCCTGGGGCTGTTCGTTGCCATATATCTCAGTGAATATGCACCGCCGAATGTAAAATCTGTACTGAAACCGATTCTTGAAATACTGGCAGGCGTGCCCACTGTTGTGTACGGGTATTTTGCCCTGACCTTCATGACACCCCTGTTGAAGTCCATATTCGGCGCCGAGGTGGTGAATATCTACAATACTGCCTCTGCGGGAATAGTTATGGGGATTCTTATTCTTCCCCTGATTGCTTCCATGACCGAAGACGCACTCAGTGCCGTTCCCGACAGTCTCCGACAGGCCGCCCACGGCCTGGGTGCAACAAAAATGGAAACATCCATTCAAATCGTGGTGCCCGCAGCAATCTCCGGGATTGCCGCAGCCTTCATCGTGGGTATTTCCAGGGCAATCGGCGAGACCATGATTGTGGCTCTGGCGGCAGGGGCCGGTCCCAACTTCACATTCAACCCCTTTGAGGCCGCAGAAACCCTTACAGGGTATATTGTCCGGATCAGCGGGGGAGATGTGAGTTATAACACCATTGACTACAACAGCATTTTTGCCCTGGGACTCCTGTTGTTTGTATTCACGCTGATTCTGAATATTATCTCCCGGCAAATCGTGAAACGATATCGTGAGGTCTACGAATAA
- a CDS encoding sensor histidine kinase, producing MKMIHRIQTKLFFIFLILALLTLGVSGLVFFTSYNSLLYRSEARGLERYLIEAGQVVSQGIEGNRWLGLNQNMRERLAGLSRFGRIRVSLLDSRGELIDDFSPAAPDSLWSEDVQIPLPGDFPRPAPGVGTSNRDNARHGMGMMSGESMMRMEHPNPMAAGRLFPGENSIGIQGHVGGITVQVFRDTRSGSALLMLASRGYIIAMLFAAGAAAGVSYLFGSKISGPVKELRDAAVLMAQGNYQVRAVVRGADEIAQLTDSFNHLAAEQERRIGELQQERDSLQRFLMDASHELRTPLTSLLTSSEILLEKAPNTDARLKKLQNENHESILRLKELVDRLLSMSRIQAGLDSLEPAEYSLEQLCKAPFRETASSSVTLYIIDPDFTVFADKLRFGQVLRNLIENAVHAGSKNIYISAFRSEDDSESLITVLDDGPGIPEEMQGEILHPFIRGEGSTGLGIGLSICSDIVRRQGGTLSLTSPVSEVIHVFPDGALPMYRVDAEKADDMKADDMKIEETNTGKILLREFLASLSIKRGSAAVVKLPASPVKKPDSV from the coding sequence ATGAAGATGATCCATCGGATTCAGACAAAACTGTTTTTCATTTTTCTCATACTGGCCTTGCTCACCCTTGGGGTGAGCGGGCTTGTGTTTTTTACTTCATATAATTCCCTGCTTTACCGGAGTGAAGCCAGAGGCCTTGAAAGATATCTGATAGAAGCGGGGCAGGTGGTTTCCCAGGGCATAGAGGGTAATCGTTGGCTTGGACTCAACCAGAACATGAGGGAGCGTTTGGCCGGGCTAAGCAGATTCGGTCGGATAAGGGTCAGTTTGCTGGATTCCCGGGGTGAATTGATCGATGATTTTTCTCCTGCCGCCCCGGATTCATTATGGAGTGAAGATGTGCAAATCCCCCTGCCCGGGGATTTTCCCCGGCCTGCTCCCGGGGTCGGAACTTCGAACCGGGATAATGCTCGTCACGGGATGGGGATGATGTCCGGAGAATCCATGATGCGCATGGAACATCCAAATCCGATGGCAGCCGGTCGTCTCTTCCCGGGAGAGAATTCAATTGGAATTCAGGGGCATGTGGGGGGAATTACCGTTCAGGTATTTCGGGATACCCGGAGCGGATCGGCCCTGCTGATGCTTGCATCCAGAGGCTATATAATTGCAATGCTATTTGCAGCTGGAGCCGCAGCGGGCGTATCGTATCTGTTCGGCTCCAAAATCAGCGGTCCGGTGAAGGAGCTACGCGATGCTGCAGTTCTGATGGCACAAGGTAATTATCAGGTTCGTGCCGTTGTACGAGGGGCGGATGAAATTGCTCAGCTGACCGACAGTTTTAATCATTTGGCGGCTGAACAGGAGCGCAGAATAGGGGAGCTTCAACAGGAGCGGGACAGTCTACAGCGCTTCCTTATGGATGCCAGTCATGAGTTACGTACACCCCTTACATCTCTGCTTACAAGTTCGGAGATATTGCTGGAGAAGGCTCCGAATACCGATGCCAGACTGAAAAAACTTCAGAATGAAAACCATGAGTCAATACTCCGGTTAAAGGAACTTGTTGACAGGCTTCTCTCCATGAGCAGAATCCAGGCAGGACTGGATTCACTTGAGCCTGCTGAATACAGTCTTGAACAATTATGCAAGGCTCCTTTCAGGGAAACCGCATCTTCCTCTGTGACCTTGTATATTATTGATCCTGATTTCACTGTGTTTGCAGATAAGCTGCGTTTTGGCCAGGTTTTGCGAAACCTTATTGAAAATGCCGTGCATGCGGGAAGTAAAAATATTTATATATCGGCGTTCCGATCAGAGGATGACTCCGAATCTCTTATTACCGTGTTGGATGACGGGCCTGGTATTCCTGAGGAAATGCAGGGAGAGATTCTTCATCCTTTCATCCGGGGTGAGGGCTCCACCGGGCTTGGAATAGGGCTGTCAATATGCAGCGATATTGTCCGGCGTCAAGGCGGGACGCTTTCATTAACCTCACCCGTCTCTGAAGTTATCCATGTTTTTCCCGACGGGGCATTGCCAATGTATCGGGTCGATGCTGAAAAAGCTGACGACATGAAAGCTGACGACATGAAAATAGAAGAAACGAACACCGGAAAAATACTATTGAGGGAATTTCTTGCCTCATTGTCAATAAAACGGGGAAGCGCGGCAGTAGTCAAACTGCCTGCTTCCCCTGTGAAGAAACCGGATTCAGTCTGA
- a CDS encoding response regulator, translated as MTDRENDDLLIFADEQNEGQAEAGIQPWKLLVVDDDEEVHVITRLVLRDYQFENRGVELISAYSAGSAKDILREEHDIAVILLDVVMETDDAGLQLAKWIREDLKNDLVRIILRTGQPGAAPEKRVITEYEINDYKSKTEITDIKLYTAITVAIRGYRDLKIIRRSKEGFEKIVDASAALFSNRSFRDFYSGVLMQLTSLLKMDDDSLYLRTHGIALRRSSDEYRVLAGTGKYADAAGTLLEDLEGDEIHPLLEEAIQRRESFFADDSYVGFFQVDEGVENIIVLKAHEAITSVDQELIQVFSSNVAIAFSNLYLNNQIEKTQKEIIFTLGEVVESRSKETGNHVRRVGEIAALLGRELGMKEMDAELLRLAAPMHDIGKIGIPDSILNKPARLDEKELLEMRKHTTIGNEILKTGKKGLLKLAAVIAMSHHERWDGKGYPENLHGEEIPLAGRIVAVADVFDALVHDRVYKPAWSIQEALEYIESHSGTQFDPRIVEAFIKQKSRLLEIMEKYRE; from the coding sequence GTGACAGACCGGGAAAATGATGATCTTTTGATATTTGCCGATGAGCAGAATGAAGGTCAGGCTGAAGCTGGAATACAGCCCTGGAAGCTTCTGGTGGTTGATGATGATGAAGAGGTTCATGTGATCACCAGGCTGGTACTTCGGGACTATCAATTTGAAAACCGGGGGGTGGAGCTCATTTCCGCATACTCCGCCGGGAGCGCAAAGGATATTCTGAGGGAAGAGCATGACATTGCCGTAATTCTTCTGGATGTGGTAATGGAAACAGATGATGCAGGACTTCAGCTGGCCAAATGGATTCGTGAAGATCTGAAGAATGATTTGGTTCGGATTATCCTCCGCACCGGCCAGCCCGGAGCGGCACCGGAAAAACGGGTGATCACCGAATACGAAATCAATGACTATAAGTCCAAGACGGAAATAACCGATATCAAGCTTTACACCGCTATAACCGTGGCCATCCGGGGTTACAGGGACCTGAAAATTATCAGGAGAAGCAAGGAGGGTTTCGAAAAAATTGTTGATGCCAGCGCAGCCTTGTTCAGCAACCGTTCCTTTCGGGATTTTTACAGCGGTGTGCTCATGCAGCTCACGTCTCTGCTGAAGATGGATGATGACAGCCTCTATTTGAGAACTCACGGAATTGCTCTGAGGCGCAGCAGCGATGAGTATCGGGTTCTGGCGGGAACCGGAAAATATGCCGATGCGGCGGGAACACTTCTGGAGGATCTTGAGGGTGATGAGATTCATCCCCTGCTGGAAGAGGCCATTCAGCGCAGGGAATCCTTCTTTGCAGATGACAGCTATGTGGGCTTCTTTCAGGTGGATGAAGGAGTGGAGAATATTATTGTGCTCAAGGCTCACGAAGCCATTACCAGTGTTGATCAGGAGTTGATACAGGTTTTCTCGTCCAATGTGGCCATCGCCTTCTCCAATCTCTATCTGAACAATCAGATTGAGAAAACCCAGAAGGAGATTATCTTCACTCTGGGAGAGGTGGTTGAATCCCGTTCCAAGGAAACCGGAAATCATGTCCGCAGGGTGGGGGAGATTGCAGCCCTTCTGGGCAGGGAACTGGGGATGAAAGAGATGGATGCGGAGCTGCTACGCCTGGCCGCACCCATGCACGACATCGGTAAGATCGGCATACCCGATTCAATACTGAACAAACCTGCCAGGCTGGATGAGAAAGAACTTCTTGAGATGCGCAAGCATACCACCATCGGCAATGAGATTCTGAAAACCGGAAAGAAAGGTCTGCTCAAGCTGGCGGCAGTCATCGCCATGAGTCACCATGAACGCTGGGACGGGAAAGGCTATCCGGAAAATCTTCATGGCGAGGAAATCCCTCTTGCGGGCCGGATTGTGGCGGTTGCCGATGTGTTTGATGCTCTGGTTCATGACAGGGTATACAAACCCGCCTGGAGTATACAAGAAGCCCTGGAATACATAGAGAGCCACAGCGGTACCCAGTTTGATCCTCGGATCGTTGAGGCATTCATCAAGCAGAAGAGTCGGCTGCTGGAAATCATGGAAAAATACCGGGAATAG